The Aquiluna sp. KACHI24 genome contains a region encoding:
- a CDS encoding bifunctional proline dehydrogenase/L-glutamate gamma-semialdehyde dehydrogenase, protein MSLNTTQIPIPASQELADAAIELVKEWVQEAESQKVSPAAKRLAGLLQDPNGLDFAVGFVDGVIRPEDIKVAAKNFASLRSIVPAFLPWGLRVLIALGAIFAKPFPFIVIPIARKALRTLVSHLVIDASAGKLGSSLRRIAKSGAKLNINLLGEAVLGEEEAKRRLIKIAELLSRKDVDYISVKVSAAVAPHSKWAFDQNVEHVVKRLTPLYELAMRDGANKFINLDMEEYHDLDLTIEVFKKVLGQPQFKNLEAGIVLQAYLPDALRAMIDLQQWASLRVLAGGAPIKVRVVKGANLPMERVDAEIHGWPLATVESKAHADANYKRVLNYALTAERVKNVKIGVAGHNLFDIAFAWLLAGQRGAQSGMDVEMLLGMAQAQASVVQKTIGNLVLYTPVVHPQEFDVAIAYLIRRLEEGAAKENFLSNAFELSQQSAFELEKSRFIESLTLVDENVPIPNRLQDRNLDLAVAPARGFENAADTDPAIRQNRVWAYQIMAKVGASQLGAEKVANDTISSRFELEQLIQNAKLAGETFGSKHPLERAQLLHEIGVALERNRAKLIEVAMSEAGKTFDQIDAEISEAVDFAHYYAERCKELAELDGAKPKPFSLTVVTPPWNFPIAIPAGSALAALAAGSAVIFKPAGQAARCGAVVAEIIGSIIEAPVFNHIQISESDLGKELIGHPMVDQVILTGGFETAQLFRSFRSDLRLTAETSGKNAIIVTPSADLDLAAKDVAYSAFGHAGQKCSAASLVILVGSVAKSKRFRRQLLDAVSSMKVDHPTNPAAQIGPVISVPEAKLLGGLTELSGKERWLLQPRQLDDSGRLWSPGIKENVAPQSPTHLIEYFGPVLGIMTARNLEEAIELQNAVDYGLTAGIHSLDAKEVGHWIDSVQAGNLYVNRGITGAIVQRQPFGGWKNSAIGPTAKAGGPNYLLSLSNFESAQASTEFEITNKKVLQALALAAASELSDDEVASVLRGAQSDLANLNEVFKRTFDPSGLSVEKNLFRYVSAGTSLRINEGSMSKHQWRSVMTLLTLGSGRISAFEIPKRLHQILKKSGIQVVIESEASWLESVNPGERWRVIGPVSFSGKLSDCRITIYDQNPVESGRIELLPYFKEQAISITAHRFGNPSRMVAQLTL, encoded by the coding sequence ATGTCACTGAACACTACTCAAATCCCGATTCCTGCTTCCCAGGAACTGGCGGATGCAGCGATTGAGCTGGTCAAAGAGTGGGTTCAGGAAGCCGAATCACAAAAGGTAAGCCCGGCAGCCAAACGCCTTGCTGGTCTACTGCAAGACCCCAACGGTCTAGATTTTGCAGTTGGCTTTGTTGACGGCGTCATAAGACCAGAAGACATCAAGGTTGCCGCAAAGAACTTCGCTTCACTTCGTTCAATCGTGCCGGCATTTTTGCCCTGGGGGCTACGTGTCCTGATTGCCCTGGGAGCAATATTCGCCAAGCCATTCCCCTTCATCGTCATCCCTATTGCCCGCAAAGCACTGCGCACCTTGGTCTCCCACCTGGTAATCGACGCCAGTGCCGGCAAGCTCGGATCCTCGCTTCGCAGGATTGCAAAATCCGGTGCAAAGCTCAATATCAATCTCCTTGGTGAGGCTGTGCTTGGTGAGGAAGAGGCGAAGCGCCGACTAATCAAGATTGCTGAACTCCTATCCCGCAAGGACGTTGACTACATCTCCGTAAAGGTTTCGGCCGCCGTTGCCCCGCACTCTAAGTGGGCTTTTGATCAAAACGTTGAGCACGTCGTAAAGCGATTGACTCCGTTGTATGAGTTGGCCATGCGCGATGGTGCAAATAAATTCATAAACCTGGACATGGAGGAGTATCACGACCTTGACCTCACAATTGAGGTATTCAAAAAGGTGCTTGGTCAGCCGCAGTTCAAAAACCTAGAGGCTGGCATTGTTTTGCAGGCATACCTGCCAGATGCCCTCAGGGCCATGATTGATCTTCAGCAGTGGGCTAGCCTCCGCGTTCTTGCCGGAGGTGCCCCCATCAAGGTTCGTGTTGTTAAGGGCGCAAACCTTCCCATGGAGCGAGTGGACGCCGAGATTCACGGTTGGCCACTTGCGACAGTCGAGTCAAAAGCCCATGCCGATGCCAACTACAAGCGTGTTCTGAACTACGCGCTAACTGCTGAGCGGGTAAAGAACGTAAAGATTGGAGTCGCCGGCCACAACCTTTTTGACATTGCATTTGCCTGGCTTTTGGCAGGACAGCGCGGAGCTCAATCGGGCATGGACGTCGAGATGCTCCTCGGCATGGCTCAGGCCCAAGCTAGCGTTGTTCAGAAAACCATTGGCAACCTAGTGCTCTACACCCCTGTGGTTCACCCCCAAGAGTTCGATGTCGCAATCGCCTATCTGATTAGAAGACTTGAAGAGGGAGCGGCGAAGGAGAACTTCCTCTCGAACGCATTTGAGCTATCTCAGCAAAGCGCATTTGAACTCGAAAAGTCGAGATTCATCGAGTCCCTGACCCTGGTTGATGAAAATGTCCCGATTCCCAACCGACTGCAGGATAGAAATCTAGATCTTGCGGTTGCTCCCGCTAGGGGATTCGAAAACGCTGCCGATACGGACCCTGCAATCAGACAGAACCGAGTTTGGGCATATCAAATCATGGCCAAGGTCGGTGCCTCTCAACTAGGGGCCGAGAAAGTAGCGAATGACACGATCAGCTCCAGGTTTGAGCTGGAGCAGCTGATTCAAAATGCCAAATTGGCTGGGGAAACCTTTGGTTCAAAGCATCCGCTAGAACGTGCTCAGCTGCTGCATGAAATCGGAGTGGCTCTCGAGCGCAACCGAGCAAAGTTAATCGAAGTCGCAATGTCTGAGGCAGGCAAAACCTTCGATCAAATCGACGCCGAAATCTCTGAGGCAGTTGACTTCGCCCACTATTACGCCGAACGATGCAAGGAGCTGGCTGAGCTTGATGGAGCAAAACCAAAACCGTTCTCGCTGACGGTTGTCACTCCCCCATGGAACTTCCCAATCGCAATCCCGGCTGGTAGCGCACTTGCTGCTCTTGCTGCCGGGTCGGCCGTGATTTTTAAGCCTGCGGGTCAAGCAGCCCGATGCGGCGCTGTGGTGGCAGAAATCATCGGCTCAATCATTGAAGCTCCGGTGTTTAATCACATTCAAATTTCAGAGTCCGATCTGGGCAAAGAGTTGATTGGTCACCCGATGGTTGATCAGGTCATTCTCACTGGGGGTTTTGAGACCGCACAGTTATTTAGGTCTTTCCGCAGTGACCTACGCCTAACCGCCGAGACCAGCGGTAAAAACGCCATCATCGTCACCCCGAGTGCGGACCTCGACTTGGCTGCCAAAGATGTTGCCTATTCCGCTTTTGGCCACGCCGGACAAAAGTGTTCCGCTGCCTCCCTAGTGATCTTGGTTGGATCGGTTGCCAAGTCGAAGCGATTCCGCAGACAGCTTCTGGACGCAGTGTCCTCCATGAAGGTCGACCACCCAACGAACCCAGCGGCGCAAATTGGCCCAGTCATTTCAGTTCCAGAGGCAAAGCTCCTTGGCGGACTGACCGAGCTTTCAGGCAAGGAGCGCTGGCTATTGCAGCCACGCCAGCTGGATGACAGCGGTCGTCTCTGGAGCCCTGGCATCAAGGAAAACGTCGCACCGCAATCTCCAACACATCTGATTGAGTATTTCGGGCCAGTTTTGGGCATCATGACCGCTAGAAACCTCGAGGAGGCAATCGAGCTTCAAAATGCTGTCGATTACGGACTAACCGCTGGAATCCACTCTCTTGATGCCAAAGAAGTTGGCCACTGGATCGATTCCGTTCAAGCCGGAAACCTATACGTAAACCGAGGCATCACCGGGGCAATCGTTCAGCGTCAGCCATTTGGTGGCTGGAAGAACAGTGCAATCGGACCAACGGCCAAAGCTGGTGGACCAAACTATCTTTTGTCGCTATCAAACTTCGAGTCAGCACAGGCGAGCACTGAATTCGAAATCACCAACAAAAAGGTGCTCCAGGCATTAGCTCTTGCCGCAGCCTCTGAACTGAGCGATGACGAGGTGGCATCCGTGCTACGCGGAGCACAGTCTGATCTTGCCAATCTCAACGAAGTGTTCAAGAGAACTTTTGACCCTTCAGGCTTATCAGTCGAGAAAAACCTGTTCCGCTACGTTTCGGCAGGGACCAGCCTCAGAATCAACGAAGGCTCCATGTCTAAGCACCAGTGGCGATCGGTTATGACGCTTCTTACCTTGGGGTCGGGTCGAATCTCGGCCTTCGAAATTCCGAAGCGCCTGCATCAAATACTGAAAAAGAGTGGCATTCAGGTGGTGATTGAGTCGGAAGCGAGCTGGCTTGAGAGCGTCAATCCTGGCGAGCGCTGGAGGGTTATTGGTCCAGTCAGCTTCTCAGGCAAGCTCTCGGACTGCCGAATTACTATCTACGACCAAAACCCGGTTGAGTCTGGTCGAATCGAACTACTCCCCTATTTCAAAGAGCAGGCTATCTCGATCACTGCGCACAGATTCGGAAACCCGTCGAGAATGGTCGCACAGCTCACTCTCTAG